The following are encoded together in the Glycine soja cultivar W05 chromosome 5, ASM419377v2, whole genome shotgun sequence genome:
- the LOC114412884 gene encoding protein ECERIFERUM 26-like — MVLEECVVHDVRLSSVGPGRATRSEVFHSPGGLDLAMKLHYLRVVYFFASEAAQDLTIMKIKEAMFTLLNHYFITCGRFRRSDSGRPLIKCNDCGVRFIEAKCSKTLDEWLAMKDWPLYKLLVSHQVIGPELSFSPPVLLQVTKFKCGGISLGLSWAHVLGDPLSASEFINSWGLILKNMGLQQLFNIPRSIPTPRQPGPEKDPVSAKRVDPVGDHWIPANNKKMDTFSFHLTSSQLNYLQAQIWGPSLDQTPLFESLCAMIWRCMARVRSGSEPKTVTVCRTDPYKRSNDIIGNNQVICKVEVESECSIVDTDLTILASMLVDQGVDERKQIEEAIEKDQGVSDFFVYGVNLTFLDLEDTNVYDLQLKGHTPKFVYYTLQGVGDEGIVLVYPWPKGSIENGVDGKFVTMIIPEDEMVKLKSELKIIGLLLEDN; from the exons ATGGTCTTAGAAGAGTGTGTAGTGCATGATGTGAGGCTATCCTCAGTTGGGCCAGGCCGGGCCACCAGGTCGGAGGTGTTCCACAGCCCGGGTGGCTTGGACTTGGCCATGAAGCTTCACTATCTCAGAGTGGTGTACTTCTTTGCTAGTGAGGCTGCACAAGACCTAACCATCATGAAAATTAAGGAGGCCATGTTCACTTTGCTCAACCATTACTTCATCACATGTGGCCGCTTCCGGCGATCGGATTCCGGTAGGCCCTTAATCAAGTGCAATGATTGTGGAGTAAGGTTCATTGAGGCCAAGTGCAGCAAAACCCTAGATGAGTGGCTAGCCATGAAGGATTGGCCCTTGTACAAGTTGCTCGTCTCTCACCAAGTCATTGGCCCAGAACTATCTTTTTCTCCTCCTGTTTTGTTGCAG GTAACTAAATTTAAGTGCGGTGGAATTTCATTGGGTCTTAGTTGGGCCCATGTATTGGGGGACCCGCtttcagcttcagaattcatTAACTCTTGGGGCctaatattgaaaaatatgggCCTACAACAGCTTTTTAACATCCCAAGATCCATCCCAACACCCAGACAACCCGGACCAGAAAAGGATCCAGTTTCAGCAAAACGGGTCGACCCGGTGGGGGATCATTGGATCCCagccaacaacaaaaaaatggacacATTCTCCTTCCACCTAACTAGCTCCCAGTTGAACTACTTGCAAGCACAAATTTGGGGTCCAAGTCTTGACCAAACCCCTCTTTTTGAATCCCTATGTGCCATGATTTGGCGTTGCATGGCCCGGGTTCGATCAGGATCCGAACCCAAAACCGTGACCGTGTGTAGAACCGACCCGTATAAGAGGTCAAATGATATCATTGGTAATAACCAAGTGATATGCAAGGTTGAGGTTGAAAGTGAATGCTCAATTGTAGACACTGATTTGACAATCTTAGCTAGCATGCTTGTGGATCAAGGAGTGGATGAGAGGAAGCAAATTGAGGAAGCCATTGAGAAAGACCAAGGTGTGAGTGATTTCTTTGTGTATGGTGTCAATTTGACATTTCTAGACTTGGAAGACACCAATGTGTATGACTTGCAATTGAAGGGACACACACCAAAGTTTGTTTACTACACCCTTCAAGGGGTTGGAGATGAAGGGATTGTTTTGGTGTATCCGTGGCCAAAAGGTTCTATCGAGAATGGTGTTGATGGGAAGTTTGTGACCATGATTATACCGGAGGATGAAATGGTGAAGCTTAAATCTGAGCTCAAGATAATTGGTCTTCTGCTTGAGGATAATTAA